The DNA window AGGAGCCTGCAAATGTCATTTGTATCTGAGCTGGAGCCTCGCAGCCTGTGGCAGCATTTTGATGAAATTTTGAAAATCCCCCGCGGCTCGGGCAATGAGAAAGCAGTAGCCGAGTATGTCACCGGCATTGCGAAAAAGCACAATTTAAGTTATCAGCAAGACGCCGCCGGCAATTTGGTGGTGAAGAAACCCGCTTCTGCCGGGCGAGAAAATGCGCCGATCACCGTGCTGCAATCTCATCTCGACATGGTCAATGATAAGAATTCCGATGTTAAACACGATTTTGAGAAGGATCCCATCAAACCGCGGCTGGACGGCGAGTATCTGTGCGCGACCGGCACCACGCTCGGTTCGGATAACGGCATCGGTGTGGCTTCGGCGTTGGCGCTGATGGCAGCAAAAGACGCCGTACACGGGCCGCTGGAATTGCTGTTTACCGTTGACGAAGAAACCGGCCTTACCGGCGCCAACAATCTTGCCGAAGATTTGCTTACCGGCCGGCAGTTGATCAATCTCGACACGGAAGAAGAGGGCGCATTGTATGTCGGCTGCGCCGGCGGCGCGGGCACGGATTTGGCGCTGCCGCTCAAGGAAGATCGTGTTGACAAAAATTTGAAAGTCTTGCGGCTAAAATTGGCGGGTTTGCGCGGCGGACACTCCGGCGTCGACATTCATTTGCAGCGCGGCAATGCCACCAAACTGCTGGCGCGCGCGCTGTATCATCTCATCACGGCGCGCGGCCTGAAATTTTATCTCACCGGAATTTCCGGCGGCAACAAGCACAACGCGATTCCGCGCGAGGCCTTTGCCACCGTGCTCGTGCCCAATAAAAAGCAGAACGATTTTCTTGAAGCCCTGCACGCACAAATCGACGCCA is part of the Cytophagia bacterium CHB2 genome and encodes:
- a CDS encoding aminoacyl-histidine dipeptidase is translated as MSFVSELEPRSLWQHFDEILKIPRGSGNEKAVAEYVTGIAKKHNLSYQQDAAGNLVVKKPASAGRENAPITVLQSHLDMVNDKNSDVKHDFEKDPIKPRLDGEYLCATGTTLGSDNGIGVASALALMAAKDAVHGPLELLFTVDEETGLTGANNLAEDLLTGRQLINLDTEEEGALYVGCAGGAGTDLALPLKEDRVDKNLKVLRLKLAGLRGGHSGVDIHLQRGNATKLLARALYHLITARGLKFYLTGISGGNKHNAIPREAFATVLVPNKKQNDFLEALHAQIDAIRAEYATVEPNLAVTIEKGRAKQCWTGKTTRRALALLHALPHGVAMMSNDIPGLVETSTNLAVVDTRKKSLHIHCSTRSSVNTALQALRDRIRAIAESFGASVKEDAGYPGWKPNLNSHVLQVAKQVHQELFGVEPAVKAIHAGLECGIIGMKYPGMDMVSLGPQIEFPHSPDERVKIPSVANYYKLLLGTLKKLSE